A single window of Methanothermobacter marburgensis str. Marburg DNA harbors:
- a CDS encoding preprotein translocase subunit Sec61beta gives MAKKDKKTLPPSGAGLVRYFEEETKGPKLTPEQVVVMSIILAVFCLVLRFSG, from the coding sequence ATGGCAAAGAAGGATAAAAAGACACTTCCACCAAGTGGAGCAGGTCTTGTAAGGTACTTTGAAGAGGAAACGAAGGGACCGAAACTCACACCTGAACAGGTCGTCGTGATGAGCATAATACTGGCGGTATTCTGCCTTGTGCTCAGGTTCTCTGGTTGA
- the purB gene encoding adenylosuccinate lyase, producing the protein MAIHPVEFRYGTPEMKAIWEAENKLQRMLDVEAALARAEGELGIIPEEAAAEIARKASTEFVTPERVNEIERETKHDIASIVKALAEQCEGDAGEYVHFGATSNDIVDTSNSLLLRESIGVLRDKLVEVLRVLLKLADENRDLVCMGRTHGQHALPTTYGMKFALWADEIHRQIERLDACRKRLCVGMMTGAVGTTAALGEDGLEVHERVSEILGLEPVLISNQVVQRDNHAEFMMVLANIATTLDKIALEIRNLQRTEIMEVGEKFDPEKQVGSSTMPHKMNPITAERICGIARVIRSYVVAALENNPLWHERDLTNSSSERIILPEACILTDYILKLTLDVLNNLVFYPENIKRNFELTGGLIMAERLMAELTRRGMGRQTAYAAVRQCAIEANRKGMNLKDVVLERQDIMEHITEDDLEEIMNPETYIGSALRIVQRVLEESENWL; encoded by the coding sequence ATGGCCATTCATCCTGTTGAGTTCAGGTACGGGACCCCTGAAATGAAGGCTATCTGGGAGGCCGAAAACAAACTCCAGCGGATGCTCGATGTGGAGGCGGCCCTTGCAAGGGCAGAGGGTGAACTGGGGATCATACCAGAGGAGGCTGCAGCCGAGATCGCAAGGAAGGCCAGCACAGAGTTCGTTACCCCTGAAAGGGTTAACGAAATCGAAAGAGAGACAAAACACGATATAGCATCCATTGTGAAGGCCCTGGCAGAGCAGTGCGAGGGGGATGCAGGGGAATACGTGCACTTCGGTGCAACATCCAATGACATTGTTGACACCTCCAACTCCCTCCTCCTGAGGGAATCCATAGGGGTTCTGAGGGATAAACTGGTTGAGGTTTTAAGGGTACTCCTGAAACTGGCAGATGAGAACAGGGACCTGGTGTGCATGGGGAGAACCCACGGCCAGCATGCCCTCCCAACAACCTATGGCATGAAATTCGCCCTGTGGGCAGATGAGATACACAGACAGATTGAAAGACTTGACGCCTGCAGAAAAAGGCTCTGCGTGGGCATGATGACCGGTGCCGTTGGTACAACAGCCGCCCTGGGCGAGGATGGCCTCGAGGTCCATGAGAGGGTATCTGAGATCCTTGGACTTGAACCGGTCCTCATATCCAACCAGGTTGTCCAGAGGGACAACCATGCAGAGTTCATGATGGTCCTTGCAAACATAGCCACAACCCTCGATAAGATAGCCCTGGAGATAAGGAACCTCCAGCGGACGGAGATAATGGAAGTGGGTGAAAAATTCGACCCTGAGAAGCAGGTCGGAAGCAGCACAATGCCCCATAAGATGAACCCCATAACAGCTGAGAGGATCTGCGGTATAGCAAGGGTTATAAGGTCCTACGTTGTGGCTGCACTCGAGAACAACCCCCTCTGGCATGAAAGGGACCTCACAAATTCGTCCTCTGAGAGGATAATCCTCCCTGAGGCCTGCATACTAACCGATTACATACTTAAACTGACACTTGACGTGCTCAACAACCTGGTATTCTACCCTGAAAACATAAAAAGAAACTTTGAGCTCACAGGCGGCCTTATAATGGCTGAGAGGCTCATGGCGGAGCTTACAAGGAGGGGTATGGGTAGGCAGACAGCATACGCCGCTGTACGCCAATGTGCCATCGAGGCAAACAGGAAGGGAATGAACCTAAAGGACGTGGTCCTTGAAAGGCAGGATATCATGGAGCACATTACAGAGGATGACCTTGAGGAGATAATGAACCCTGAAACCTACATCGGTTCAGCCTTAAGGATCGTCCAGCGGGTCCTTGAGGAGTCAGAGAACTGGCTCTGA
- a CDS encoding IS630 family transposase (programmed frameshift), with translation MGRKRVYEVIKHLSAEELDKRIKKLEKDTRVLQRLYFIRHLYRGMSVEEAADLAGTTKATGYAWLKRWNSKGYEGLIPEFGGGRPSKLTEDEKEELKEMLKRKDSWTTKEVQDLIEDKFGVNYSSWQVRRILKSFGMKYAKPYQKDYRRPENAEETLKNLEEIRFNQTDIIGFVDEMAVEANANTARMWSFSKPFKRVATYIKAKVSGFYSINGESIIEFPERNKAEDFVSFLRKIRNANPEKRIVVILDNFRTHHAKKVREKAEELDIVLVYLPPYSPDLNPIENVWKSVKRVVSEVSPLNVEELKETISKAFRKLTRSTSFAKDWIEKFLGDKFRMLYT, from the exons ATGGGAAGAAAACGAGTTTACGAAGTAATTAAGCATCTATCAGCAGAAGAGCTCGATAAAAGAATTAAAAAACTCGAAAAAGACACTAGAGTGCTTCAAAGACTGTACTTCATAAGACACCTTTACAGAGGAATGAGCGTCGAGGAAGCTGCCGACTTAGCAGGGACAACCAAGGCTACAGGTTACGCATGGCTCAAGAGATGGAATTCTAAAGGTTATGAAGGTTTAATTCCTGAATTTGGAGGTGGAAGACCCTCAAAACTTACAGAGGATGAGAAGGAAGAACTCAAAGAAATGCTCAAGAGAAAGGACTCCTGGACTACAAAAGAAGTTCAGGATCTCATCGAGGATAAGTTTGGAGTTAACTACTCTTCCTGGCAAGTCAGGAGAATTCTAAAATCCTTTGGAATGAAGTACGCTAAACCCTATCAGAAGGACTATAGAAGGCCCGAGAACGCTGAAGAGACTTTA AAAAACTTAGAAGAGATTAGATTTAACCAAACAGACATTATAGGATTCGTAGATGAGATGGCAGTTGAAGCAAACGCAAATACAGCAAGAATGTGGAGTTTTAGTAAGCCCTTTAAGAGAGTAGCCACTTACATTAAAGCCAAGGTTTCAGGGTTTTACAGCATAAACGGAGAAAGCATTATAGAGTTTCCTGAGAGAAACAAAGCTGAGGACTTCGTATCTTTTCTCAGGAAGATAAGAAATGCCAACCCCGAGAAAAGGATTGTTGTTATTCTCGATAATTTCAGAACCCATCATGCGAAGAAAGTTAGAGAGAAAGCTGAGGAATTGGATATTGTGTTGGTTTACCTTCCTCCTTACTCTCCCGACTTGAATCCAATTGAAAACGTCTGGAAGAGTGTTAAAAGAGTTGTTTCAGAAGTGTCTCCTTTGAATGTAGAAGAGTTGAAGGAGACGATTTCAAAGGCTTTCAGAAAGCTAACAAGGTCGACATCTTTTGCGAAGGATTGGATTGAGAAGTTCTTGGGTGATAAGTTTAGGATGTTATACACTTAA
- the nrdD gene encoding anaerobic ribonucleoside-triphosphate reductase has protein sequence MIDDSRLLAAIPTKAETCVLKNNGIREKFSHEKLVKSLLNLGASLWTSENVASEVARSVYNGITTKEIKILVYDALKKVDEELADRYLAANRMRVRTSRDRIETFDQKKIEDNLVREAGASEEVAREIASDVWRELKKLNVEYLTAPMIREVVNTKLIEHGLETLRRRYTRLGIPVYNITNLIENGSRDNANMIHNPETVHKYVADEALKQYALLHILPSRLADAHMSGDIHIHDLEFFAARPLNCLQHDLRLFIRHGLRVDGTGDHTSVAGPPKHLETLMNHAGEIMLASQQNMSGGQAMSLWNVFVAPFASGLPYEKIKQAVQMFIFNLNMAYAARGSQVPFTSINLEFGVPEFLEDEPAYGPRGEHVGVYGDFAEEARLLTRAFTEVLLEGDADGKPHLFPNTIYTIRRETLKGEFHEELGLVHELASKYGTAYFINMLADYRGEMANYMGCRTSLADNWTGNWEEDCLRTGNLAYITLNLPRVAYQSRDDDELFEYLDEYIDMAVEVLRIRREQALHCLDDYHLLPFLSQEIDGERYYRIENATMSFGFTGLNEMLEYHLGSGIEDPESNRFGLRVVEHINERAAELKKETGWRWSVLQTPAESTAHRFAMLDHEHYPEEAVLQGTKGAYYYTNSSHTPVNAEVDIVQKIKIEEKYHPLTPGGHIFNAWLGEAKPDPAALEGLTRKICRSSDIGFWAYSNALSFCLRCKTLMRGLQDSCARCGERDDVEWYDRITGYVQQVGRAKSSSGGWNRGKQQELLDRRRINI, from the coding sequence GTGATTGATGATTCACGTCTTCTGGCTGCCATACCAACAAAGGCAGAAACATGTGTCCTGAAAAATAATGGCATAAGGGAAAAATTCAGCCATGAAAAACTTGTAAAATCCCTCCTGAACCTGGGGGCCAGCCTATGGACCTCCGAAAATGTGGCCTCAGAGGTTGCAAGGTCAGTCTATAATGGAATAACCACCAAGGAGATAAAGATCCTGGTTTATGATGCCCTCAAGAAGGTTGATGAGGAACTGGCGGACAGGTACCTTGCAGCCAACAGAATGAGGGTGAGAACATCCAGGGACAGGATAGAGACCTTTGACCAGAAAAAGATTGAGGACAACCTTGTAAGGGAGGCCGGGGCCTCTGAGGAGGTTGCAAGGGAAATCGCATCTGATGTCTGGAGGGAACTCAAGAAACTCAACGTGGAGTACCTCACAGCCCCAATGATAAGGGAGGTCGTGAACACCAAACTCATAGAACACGGCCTTGAAACCCTCCGGAGGAGGTACACACGTCTCGGTATCCCTGTCTACAACATAACAAACCTCATAGAGAACGGCTCCAGGGACAACGCCAACATGATCCACAACCCCGAGACCGTCCACAAGTACGTGGCCGACGAGGCCCTCAAGCAGTACGCACTCCTCCACATACTTCCATCCAGGCTTGCAGACGCCCACATGTCAGGGGACATACACATACATGACCTTGAATTCTTTGCTGCAAGGCCCCTTAACTGTCTACAGCATGACCTCAGGCTCTTCATAAGGCACGGCCTCCGGGTGGACGGTACAGGTGACCATACATCTGTGGCAGGACCACCAAAGCACCTGGAGACACTCATGAACCATGCAGGGGAGATAATGCTGGCATCCCAGCAGAACATGTCAGGCGGCCAGGCAATGAGCCTATGGAACGTCTTCGTGGCACCCTTCGCCTCTGGACTTCCCTATGAGAAGATCAAACAGGCTGTCCAGATGTTCATATTCAACCTCAACATGGCCTACGCTGCAAGGGGCAGCCAGGTGCCATTCACAAGCATAAACCTTGAGTTTGGGGTCCCTGAGTTCCTTGAGGATGAACCAGCCTATGGACCCAGGGGTGAGCACGTGGGTGTGTACGGTGACTTCGCAGAGGAGGCGAGGTTACTGACAAGGGCGTTCACGGAGGTCCTCCTTGAGGGGGATGCAGACGGCAAACCCCACCTCTTCCCCAACACCATCTACACCATAAGGCGGGAGACACTGAAGGGTGAATTCCATGAGGAACTTGGACTGGTCCATGAACTGGCATCCAAGTACGGGACAGCCTACTTCATAAACATGCTGGCAGATTACCGGGGTGAGATGGCCAACTACATGGGTTGCAGAACAAGCCTCGCAGATAACTGGACAGGTAACTGGGAGGAGGACTGCCTAAGGACAGGTAACCTTGCCTACATAACCCTGAACCTCCCACGGGTGGCATACCAGTCCAGGGATGACGATGAACTCTTTGAGTACCTTGATGAGTACATTGACATGGCGGTGGAGGTCCTGAGGATAAGGAGGGAACAGGCACTCCACTGTCTGGATGACTACCACCTTCTACCATTCCTGTCCCAGGAGATAGATGGTGAGCGCTACTACAGGATAGAGAATGCCACAATGAGCTTTGGATTCACAGGACTCAATGAGATGCTGGAGTACCACCTGGGCTCAGGTATAGAGGACCCTGAATCGAACAGGTTTGGCCTGAGGGTTGTGGAGCACATAAATGAACGCGCAGCTGAACTCAAGAAGGAGACAGGCTGGAGGTGGAGCGTGCTCCAGACACCTGCAGAGTCCACTGCCCACAGGTTCGCGATGCTGGACCATGAGCACTACCCTGAGGAGGCGGTGCTCCAGGGTACCAAGGGGGCATACTATTACACCAATTCAAGCCACACACCCGTGAATGCAGAGGTGGATATTGTACAGAAGATAAAGATCGAGGAGAAGTACCACCCCCTCACACCGGGAGGCCACATATTCAACGCCTGGCTCGGCGAGGCAAAACCCGACCCCGCTGCCCTTGAGGGCCTCACAAGGAAAATCTGCAGGAGTAGTGACATAGGATTCTGGGCCTACAGCAACGCCCTTAGCTTCTGTCTCAGGTGCAAAACCCTCATGAGGGGGCTTCAGGACTCCTGCGCCCGCTGCGGTGAAAGGGATGATGTTGAATGGTATGACCGGATCACAGGTTACGTGCAGCAGGTCGGAAGGGCCAAGTCCTCAAGTGGCGGCTGGAACAGGGGTAAACAGCAGGAACTTCTGGATAGAAGGAGAATAAACATCTGA
- the polC gene encoding DNA polymerase II large subunit, with amino-acid sequence MIDYFNELERETERLYEIAGKARAKGLDVSTKPEIPLAKDLAERVEGLVGPEGIAKRIKELERDRGREEVAFQIASEIASQPVPDDDPAERERLADQALRTALAILTEGVVAAPLEGIAKVRIKENFDRSRYLAVYFAGPIRSAGGTAAALSVLIADYIRLAINLDRYKPIDREIERYVEEVELYESEVTNLQYSPKPDEVRLAASNIPVEVTGEPTDKVEVSHRDLERVETNNIRGGALLAMVEGVIQKAPKVLKYSRQLKLEGWDWLEKFSKAPKKDGGEDKVVVKADSKYVEDIIGGRPVLAYPSRKGAFRLRYGRSRNTGLAAMGVHPATMELLEFLAVGTQMKIERPGKGNCVVPVDTIEGPIVKLRNGDVIRVEDVETARRVRSDVEEILFLGDMLVAFGEFLRNNHVLMPAGWCEEWWIQTLLSSDNYPESDPLKLARHRYNWNDLRLGAEEAFRISEEYGVPLHPRYTYFYHDVTVEELNRLREWLKTGRLDDELVLDLKPEKRILEILGVPHRQGESGVIIGYNDAFALLNTLREPLEDSDDTLEALNRVSGVRIMKKAPTYIGTRVGRPEKTKERKMRPAPHVLFPIGKYGGSRRNIPDAAKRGSIVVEVGRATCPSCRVSSMQSICPSCGSRTVIGEPGKRKINLASLLKRAGENVSVRKMDEIKGVEGMISADKFPEPLEKGILRAKNDVYTFKDATIRHDSTDLPLTHFTPREVGVPVSKLRELGYTHDYQGEELEREDQILELKVQDVVISENCADYLVRVAGFVDDLLERFYGLERFYNVKTRDDLVGHLIAGLAPHTSAAVLGRIIGFTEASACYAHPYFHSAKRRNCDSDEDSVMLLLDALLNFSKSYLPSTRGGSMDAPLVLSTRIDPEEIDDESHNIDAMDMIPLEVYERSFEHAKPTDVLDVIDNVEKRLGKPEQYSGLMFSHNTSSIHAGPKVCLYKLLPTMKEKVESQISLAEKIRAVDQRAVVEGVLMSHFLPDMMGNIRAFSRQKVRCTKCNRKYRRIPLGGECRCGGNLVLTVSKGSVIKYLEISKNLASRYPIDPYLMQRIEILEYGVNSLFESDRSKQSSLDVFL; translated from the coding sequence ATGATTGATTACTTCAATGAGCTTGAAAGGGAGACTGAACGCCTCTATGAAATTGCAGGAAAAGCCAGGGCTAAGGGCCTTGATGTGAGCACCAAACCTGAGATACCCCTGGCCAAGGACCTTGCTGAACGTGTTGAGGGGCTCGTGGGCCCTGAAGGTATAGCCAAGAGGATAAAGGAACTTGAAAGGGACAGGGGACGTGAAGAGGTTGCGTTCCAGATAGCATCAGAAATAGCATCCCAGCCCGTCCCTGATGATGACCCCGCCGAAAGGGAGAGACTTGCAGATCAGGCCCTAAGGACCGCCCTTGCAATACTGACAGAGGGTGTGGTGGCGGCCCCTCTCGAGGGTATAGCGAAGGTCAGGATAAAGGAGAACTTCGACCGTTCAAGGTACCTCGCAGTCTACTTTGCAGGACCCATAAGGAGTGCCGGAGGTACCGCAGCAGCCCTTTCAGTCCTCATAGCCGATTACATACGCCTCGCCATAAACCTTGACAGGTACAAACCCATCGACAGGGAGATAGAGAGATACGTGGAGGAGGTTGAACTCTACGAATCAGAGGTTACAAACCTCCAGTACAGCCCCAAACCCGACGAGGTGCGCCTTGCAGCCAGCAACATCCCTGTGGAGGTTACAGGGGAGCCAACAGACAAGGTGGAGGTATCCCACAGGGACCTTGAGAGGGTTGAGACAAACAACATACGCGGAGGGGCCCTCCTCGCCATGGTTGAGGGGGTCATACAGAAGGCCCCAAAGGTACTCAAATACTCCAGACAATTAAAACTTGAGGGCTGGGACTGGCTCGAAAAATTCTCAAAGGCCCCCAAGAAGGATGGGGGTGAAGATAAGGTTGTTGTGAAGGCCGACAGCAAATACGTGGAGGATATAATCGGCGGCAGGCCCGTTCTGGCTTACCCCTCAAGGAAGGGGGCATTCAGGTTAAGGTATGGGAGATCACGGAACACTGGGCTTGCGGCAATGGGAGTTCACCCAGCCACCATGGAGCTGCTGGAGTTCCTGGCGGTGGGGACCCAGATGAAAATTGAAAGGCCAGGTAAGGGAAACTGTGTTGTCCCGGTGGATACAATAGAGGGCCCCATAGTTAAACTCAGGAACGGTGACGTCATCAGGGTTGAGGATGTTGAGACCGCCAGGCGGGTGCGATCCGATGTTGAGGAGATACTCTTCCTGGGGGACATGCTGGTTGCCTTCGGGGAGTTCCTCAGGAACAACCACGTCCTCATGCCCGCAGGATGGTGCGAGGAGTGGTGGATCCAGACCCTGCTCTCATCAGATAATTACCCTGAAAGCGACCCCCTGAAACTTGCCCGACACAGGTACAACTGGAATGATCTCAGATTGGGGGCTGAGGAGGCCTTCAGGATTTCAGAGGAGTACGGTGTGCCCCTCCATCCACGCTACACCTACTTCTACCATGACGTGACTGTTGAGGAACTCAACAGGCTCAGGGAATGGTTAAAAACCGGTAGATTAGATGATGAACTTGTCCTGGACCTTAAACCAGAGAAGAGAATACTGGAGATACTTGGTGTGCCACACAGGCAGGGGGAATCAGGGGTTATCATTGGATACAATGACGCCTTCGCACTCCTCAACACGCTCAGAGAGCCCCTTGAAGATTCAGATGACACCCTGGAGGCCCTTAACAGAGTCTCGGGTGTCAGGATAATGAAGAAGGCCCCCACCTACATAGGTACACGTGTCGGTCGGCCAGAGAAGACCAAGGAGCGCAAGATGAGGCCCGCGCCCCATGTGCTCTTCCCAATAGGAAAGTACGGTGGAAGCCGGCGTAACATACCCGATGCAGCAAAGAGGGGTTCCATTGTGGTTGAGGTGGGGAGGGCCACCTGTCCATCATGCAGGGTCAGTTCAATGCAGTCCATATGTCCCAGCTGTGGTTCAAGGACAGTGATAGGTGAGCCCGGAAAGAGGAAGATCAACCTTGCATCCCTCCTTAAAAGGGCAGGTGAAAATGTATCTGTCCGTAAAATGGATGAGATAAAGGGGGTTGAGGGGATGATATCCGCTGATAAATTCCCTGAACCCCTTGAGAAGGGCATACTGAGGGCCAAGAACGACGTATACACATTCAAGGATGCGACAATCCGCCATGACTCCACCGATCTCCCCCTTACACACTTCACCCCCAGGGAGGTTGGTGTCCCTGTCAGTAAACTGCGTGAACTCGGGTACACCCACGACTACCAGGGGGAGGAACTTGAGAGGGAGGACCAGATACTTGAACTCAAGGTCCAGGATGTGGTCATATCAGAGAACTGCGCCGATTACCTTGTAAGGGTTGCGGGGTTCGTTGATGACCTCCTTGAAAGGTTCTATGGCCTTGAAAGGTTCTACAACGTTAAAACAAGGGATGACCTTGTGGGGCACCTCATAGCTGGTCTCGCCCCCCATACATCTGCCGCTGTTCTTGGAAGGATCATAGGATTCACAGAGGCCTCTGCATGCTACGCCCACCCCTACTTCCACTCAGCCAAGAGGAGAAACTGTGACAGCGACGAGGACTCGGTCATGCTCCTCCTGGACGCCCTCCTCAACTTCTCCAAGTCCTACCTCCCGAGCACCCGCGGAGGCAGCATGGATGCCCCCCTCGTTCTCTCAACAAGGATAGACCCCGAGGAGATCGATGATGAATCCCACAACATAGATGCAATGGACATGATACCCCTTGAGGTCTATGAGAGGAGTTTTGAGCATGCTAAACCGACAGATGTGCTCGATGTTATAGATAACGTTGAAAAGCGCCTCGGAAAGCCCGAACAGTACAGTGGACTCATGTTCTCCCATAACACCTCCAGCATACACGCAGGTCCCAAAGTGTGCCTCTACAAGTTACTCCCCACCATGAAGGAGAAGGTGGAATCCCAGATAAGCCTAGCAGAGAAGATAAGGGCCGTGGACCAGAGGGCTGTTGTTGAGGGGGTCCTCATGTCCCACTTCCTCCCTGATATGATGGGTAACATCAGGGCATTCTCAAGGCAGAAGGTGAGGTGCACCAAGTGTAACCGCAAGTACCGCCGCATACCCCTCGGCGGGGAGTGCCGGTGCGGTGGTAACCTCGTCCTCACCGTCTCAAAGGGCTCGGTTATAAAGTACCTTGAAATATCAAAGAACCTCGCATCAAGGTACCCCATAGACCCCTACCTTATGCAGAGGATAGAGATACTGGAGTACGGTGTGAACTCCCTCTTTGAGAGTGACAGGTCAAAGCAGAGCTCCCTGGACGTATTCCTCTAA